In Zingiber officinale cultivar Zhangliang chromosome 6A, Zo_v1.1, whole genome shotgun sequence, a single genomic region encodes these proteins:
- the LOC121996821 gene encoding autophagy-related protein 9-like, which produces MMFNLEKGSIAPARWKWQQTTELPLTTKLLSDVSPEIELSDYRKLPSSAPEPPVGLLNGEHLDAELIVDLDLFFERLYSYYRQKGLWCIIVKWMVELLYVIFMVGFIAFFLLYVDWDALRKAKCGVEAVELGEKPCDLPKEVIKQHPLVPFTISKAIIIGSMVILTLYGLFNFLKFFVQLKNIVKIRHFYYNRLNVTDREIQTTPWPTIMEKVVQLQKSQQLCVVKDLSAHDVVMRIMRKENYLIAMINKGVLAFSISSWVPGAGPTVKSRITGKKNHLILPKTLEWTLNWCIFQSMFDSKFCLRRDFVTNPSSLRKRLVCLGIGMFLISPCLLIFLLVHLFLRHAEQLYHHPSTASSRRWSNLAKWIFREFNEVDHLFMQRLNNSVIDASNYLKQFPFPLISILAKFVSFVSGGFAAILIIIAFLDESLLEGQIFGRNLFWYAAVFGTVTAISRAVVTDELQVRDPEGAMSIAIQNTHYMPKKWRGRENSDAVCAEFETLFQYTGMMLLEEMASIFITPYLLIFVVPKHVDDILKFISKFTVYVDGVGDVCSFSLFDIQNHGNKKYASPSNAERDKSSQGKTEKSFLSFQSTYPYWEPDTYGQQFLSNLHKFRERQTHISYPYTIQDSSSYHPWNFTSRWNDKHEQTYRFFSREEHHNLDYFSLTNPNRRTRPYILDWYYTTFSLDPARNSTDFHPSTSEVIVEPSEPMWSPLNKQLSEIEESTAWQSQFSDRVYSHLEASTSRPLFKEQDLHHPVVEHHNIGHWWNRPGSQLSVPQASFMEPPTFGEQHLNFHHDDASERSEEQQGESEVAADNEWKTPNSMFRTTYIDDSDNDEAFNLHFTDDKGKRHIRQTTNHNSMPFRSIPVRILPSSNDPVWFRER; this is translated from the exons ATGATGTTCAATTTGGAAAAGGGTTCAATTGCTCCTGCTAGATGGAAATGGCAACAGACGACTGAACTACCACTTACTACTAAATTGCTGAGTGATGTGTCACCCGAGATAGAATTATCTGATTatagaaaattaccaagttcagCACCTGAGCCCCCAGTTGGGCTTCTAAATGGTGAACACCTAGATGCAGAACTGATCGTTGATTTAGATCTATTTTTTGAAAGGCTCTACAGTTACTACCGTCAGAAGGGGCTTTGGTGTATCATCGTCAAGTGGATGGTTGAACTTTTATATGTAATTTTCATGGTAGGGTTTATTGCCTTTTTCTTACTTTATGTTGATTGGGATGCCTTGCGCAAAGCAAAGTGTGGAGTTGAGGCAGTTGAGTTGGGAGAAAAACCTTGTGATCTTCCTAAGGAAGTCATTAAGCAACATCCTTTAGTTCCTTTTACAATTAGTAAAGCAATTATTATTGGCTCCATGGTCATATTGACTCTCTATGGGCTTTTCAACTTTTTGAAATTCTTTGTACAACTGAAGAATATTGTCAAAATTCGTCACTTCTATTATAACAG ACTCAATGTTACAGATCGTGAAATTCAGACAACACCTTGGCCTACTATTATGGAAAAGGTTGTTCAACTACAGAAGTCTCAACAACTTTGTGTGGTAAAGGATCTTTCTGCTCATGATGTGGTAATGAGAATAATGCGCAAGGAGAATTATTTGATTGCGATGATTAATAAAGGTGTTCTAGCATTTTCCATTTCGTCATGGGTTCCTGGAGCTGGTCCAACTGTCAAATCTAGAATCACTGGAAAGAAAAACCATTTGATACTTCCAAAAACTCTTGAATGGACCTTAAATTGGTGCATATTCCAAAGCATGTTTGACAG CAAATTTTGTCTTCGAAGGGATTTTGTAACCAACCCTTCATCATTGAGAAAAAGACTTGTTTGTCTTGGGATTGGAATGTTTCTCATATCACCATGCCTTTTAATCTTCTTGCTAGTGCACCTTTTTCTAAGACATGCTGAACAGTTATACCATCATCCAAGCACAGCATCATCTCGTAGGTGGTCTAATTTAGCGAAATGGATTTTCAGGGAGTTCAATGAG GTGGATCATTTATTTATGCAACGATTAAACAACAGTGTGATAGATGCTTCAAATTATTTAAAGCAATTTCCATTCCCTCTAATTTCCATATTAGCCAAATTTGTGTCTTTTGTTTCTGGTGGCTTCGCTGCAATTCTAATTATAATTGCATTTTTGGATGAGTCTCTACTTGAAGGTCAA ATATTTGGTCGCAATTTATTTTGGTATGCTGCTGTTTTTGGAACTGTGACTGCCATAAGTCGAGCTGTTGTAACAGATGAACTTCAAGTTCGTGATCCAGAAGGTGCAATGTCTATTGCCATCCAAAACACACATTATATGCCTAAAAAGTGGCGTGGTAGAGAAAATAGTGATGCTGTTTGTGCAGAATTTGAAACCCTGTTTCAG TACACTGGAATGATGCTACTGGAAGAGATGGCATCCATTTTCATTACTCCTTATTTGCTCATATTTGTTGTGCCAAAG CATGTTGATgacattttgaaatttatttcaaaattcacggtgtatgttGATGGAGTTGGCGATGTCTGCAG TTTTAGTTTGTTTGACATCCAAAACCATGGAAATAAGAAGTATGCTTCACCTTCTAATGCAGAGCGAGATAAGAGTTCTCAGGGTAAAACAGAAAAATCATTTTTGAG CTTCCAGAGCACCTATCCATATTGGGAACCTGACACATATGGTCAACAATTCCTGTCCAATCTTCACAAATTTAGGGAAAGACAGACCCACATCAGCTACCCCTATACCATTCAGGACAGCTCATCTTATCACCCATGGAACTTTACGTCAAGATGGAACGACAAGCATGAACAAACATACCGATTCTTCTCGAGGGAAGAGCATCACAACCTTGATTATTTTTCATTAACAAATCCTAATCGAAGGACTCGCCCTTATATCCTTGATTGGTATTACACAACCTTCTCGCTCGACCCAGCTAGAAATTCAACTGACTTCCATCCATCTACCAGTGAAGTGATAGTCGAACCTTCAGAACCTATGTGGTCGCCGCTGAATAAACAGTTAAGTGAAATCGAAGAAAGTACAGCCTGGCAATCTCAATTCTCAGATAGAGTTTACAGTCACTTGGAGGCCTCTACATCCAGACCTCTATTCAAGGAGCAGGATCTTCACCACCCAGTTGTGGAGCATCACAATATTGGCCATTGGTGGAATCGACCTGGTTCTCAGTTATCTGTCCCACAGGCAAGCTTTATGGAACCCCCAACCTTCGGTGAGCAGCATCTGAATTTCCACCATGATGATGCATCTGAGAGAAGCGAGGAGCAGCAAGGAGAGTCAGAAGTCGCTGCCGACAATGAGTGGAAAACCCCAAACTCTATGTTTAGAACCACATACATCGATGACTCTGATAACGACGAGGCATTCAATCTTCATTTTACCGATGACAAGGGCAAAAGACACATTCGGCAGACGACTAATCATAACAGTATGCCGTTTAGAAGCATTCCTGTGAGAATACTACCAAGCAGCAATGATCCAGTGTGGTTCAGAGAACGTTGA
- the LOC121996822 gene encoding probable alpha-1,6-mannosyltransferase MNN10 encodes MAMRPPASSSSFRWQKPRPLHRRLPPLLLLLVSAASFLLALAFARAAAAGLLRHANSFGRRCSPEGYVGEEAEAAAAQQQRRRPRIAMVSFSDEAEGGGRLRSFRGVGEAVAGNKRSYAGGMGYRYVDARKLVDPGRPPSWSKILAVQSLLPRYDWVFWNDADTMVMNPSISLESILHAAIGHMDFDKAPDLVVTEDTNGVNAGVFFVRRSKWSERFLQIWWNETSFIQFGSTKSGDNDALKHLIYGLSEEELQAHVAISPMQCLFNSYPWIPTLKSVLRLLASPKATWNGVYSDGDFLLHLAGVDDKRKWVANLIEEMHTVWPMKEK; translated from the exons ATGGCTATGCGTCCGCCTGCGTCGTCGTCGTCGTTCCGGTGGCAGAAGCCCCGGCCGCTGCACCGCCGCCTGCCgccgctcctcctcctcctcgtctcCGCCGCCTCCTTTCTCCTCGCTCTCGCCTTCGCCCGTGCGGCCGCCGCCGGCCTCCTCCGCCACGCCAATTCCTTCGGCCGACGGTGCTCCCCGGAGGGGTATGTAGGCGAGGAGGCCGAGGCTGCGGCGGCGCAGCAGCAGCGGAGGCGGCCGCGCATCGCGATGGTGAGCTTCTCCGACGAAGCGGAGGGCGGCGGGCGGCTCCGATCGTTCCGCGGGGTGGGGGAGGCGGTGGCGGGGAACAAGCGGTCGTACGCCGGCGGGATGGGGTACCGGTACGTGGACGCCAGGAAGCTGGTGGATCCTGGCCGCCCGCCTAGCTGGAGCAAGATCCTGGCCGTCCAATCGCTGCTTCCGCGCTACGACTGGGTCTTCTGGAACGACGCC GACACGATGGTGATGAACCCTTCGATATCTCTT GAGAGTATTCTTCATGCTGCTATTGGGCACATGGATTTTGACAAGGCTCCTGACCTAGTGGTCACTGAGGATACCAATGGGGTCAATGCAG GAGTCTTCTTCGTGAGACGATCAAAGTGGAGCGAGAGGTTCTTGCAGATATGGTGGAACGAAACCTCCTTCATTCAATTTGGATCCACAAAGAGCGGCGACAACGACGCCCTCAAGCATCTCATCTACGGCCTATCCGAAGAAGAGTTGCAAGCCCATGTGGCCATATCGCCCATGCAATGCCTCTTCAATTCGTATCCTTGGATTCCCACTCTTAAGTCCGTGCTGCGTCTTCTCGCCTCTCCTAAAGCTACTTGGAACG GAGTCTACTCTGATGGTGATTTCTTGCTGCACCTTGCTGGCGTTGATGACAAGAGAAAATGGGTGGCCAACTTGATAGAGGAAATGCACACTGTTTGGCCGATGAAAGAAAAATAG